The Anopheles coluzzii chromosome 2, AcolN3, whole genome shotgun sequence genome window below encodes:
- the LOC125906907 gene encoding histone H4 has protein sequence MTGRGKGGKGLGKGGAKRHRKVLRDNIQGITKPAIRRLARRGGVKRISGLIYEETRGVLKVFLENVIRDAVTYTEHAKRKTVTAMDVVYALKRQGRTLYGFGG, from the coding sequence ATGACTGGAagaggaaagggaggaaaaggtCTGGGTAAAGGAGGAGCCAAGCGTCACCGAAAAGTGCTGCGGGATAACATCCAGGGCATTACCAAGCCCGCCATCCGCCGTTTGGCTCGGCGTGGAGGAGTGAAACGTATCTCCGGTCTCATCTACGAGGAAACCCGTGGCGTCCTGAAAGTATTTCTGGAGAATGTGATTCGTGATGCGGTCACTTACACTGAACACGCCAAGCGTAAGACCGTCACCGCTATGGATGTGGTGTATGCTCTGAAGCGTCAGGGCCGCACTCTGTACGGTTTTGGAGGTTAA
- the LOC120949373 gene encoding histone H2B, translated as MAPKTSGKAAKKSGKAQKNISKSDKKKKRKTRKESYAIYIYKVLKQVHPDTGISSKAMSIMNSFVNDIFERIAAEASRLAHYNKRSTITSREIQTAVRLLLPGELAKHAVSEGTKAVTKYTSSK; from the coding sequence ATGGCACCCAAAACCAGTGGAAAAGCTGCGAAGAAGTCTGGCAAGGcccagaaaaatatttccaagtccgacaagaaaaagaagcgcaAGACCCGCAAGGAAAGCTACGCTATTTACATCTACAAAGTGTTGAAGCAAGTCCACCCGGATACTGGCATCTCTTCGAAGGCCATGAGCATCATGAACAGTTTCGTCAACGATATCTTCGAACGCATTGCTGCTGAGGCATCCCGCTTGGCGCACTACAACAAGCGTTCGACGATCACGTCCCGCGAAATCCAAACCGCTGttcgtctgctgctgcctggTGAGCTTGCCAAGCACGCCGTCTCCGAAGGAACGAAGGCTGTCACAAAGTACACCAGCTCGAAGTAA
- the LOC120949399 gene encoding histone H2A, with the protein MSGRGKGGKVKGKAKSRSNRAGLQFPVGRIHRLLRKGNYAERVGAGAPVYLAAVMEYLAAEVLELAGNAARDNKKTRIIPRHLQLAIRNDEELNKLLSGVTIAQGGVLPNIQAVLLPKKTEKKA; encoded by the coding sequence ATGTCTGGCCgtggaaagggaggaaaggtAAAGGGAAAGGCAAAGTCCCGTTCCAACCGTGCCGGTCTTCAGTTCCCCGTTGGCCGTATTCATCGTCTCCTGCGCAAGGGTAACTATGCCGAGCGCGTCGGTGCCGGAGCACCCGTGTATCTGGCAGCCGTCATGGAATACTTGGCCGCTGAAGTGCTTGAGTTGGCCGGAAACGCTGCCCGTGACAACAAGAAGACGCGCATCATCCCGCGTCATCTGCAGCTGGCCATCCGCAACGACGAGGAGTTGAACAAGCTGCTGTCCGGAGTAACCATCGCTCAGGGTGGTGTGCTGCCCAACATTCAGGCCGTGCTGCTGCCCAAGAAGACCGAAAAGAAGGCTTAA